One segment of Pyrococcus sp. ST04 DNA contains the following:
- a CDS encoding RNA ligase, whose product MVSSRFKDILTSLGISEERIEILEAKGGIVEDEYEGLRYLRFKDSAGKLRRGTVVFDFDKIILGFPHIKRVVNLEKGIRRIFKRGEFYVEEKVDGYNVRVTKVGERILAITRGGFICPFTTERITDFVPEEFFKDNPNLVLVGEMAGPESPYLVEGPPYVKEDIKFFLFDVQEINTGKSLPVEERLKLAEEYGIPHVEVFGKYTRDDIGELYALIEKLSEEGREGIVMKSPDMKKIVKYVTPYANINDIKIGARVFYELPPGYFTSRISRLAFYIAERKIRDEELRKLAEDLGKALLQPFVEGILDVEQGEEIAETFKIRVKKIETAYKMVTHFEKLGLNIEIVDIEEMDGLWRITFKRVYSDATEKIKELVGGKAFVD is encoded by the coding sequence GTGGTAAGTAGCAGATTTAAGGATATTCTAACGAGCCTTGGGATCTCGGAAGAAAGAATAGAAATTCTCGAGGCCAAGGGAGGGATAGTAGAAGACGAATACGAGGGGCTAAGGTACTTAAGATTCAAGGACTCTGCAGGAAAACTAAGACGTGGAACAGTAGTCTTCGACTTTGATAAGATAATTCTCGGATTTCCCCACATTAAGAGGGTCGTGAACCTTGAAAAGGGGATAAGGAGGATCTTCAAAAGGGGAGAATTCTACGTAGAAGAAAAAGTTGATGGGTACAACGTCAGAGTCACTAAAGTTGGAGAGAGAATATTGGCAATAACCCGCGGTGGGTTTATCTGCCCATTCACAACAGAGAGAATAACTGACTTTGTTCCAGAGGAATTCTTCAAGGACAATCCAAATTTAGTGCTAGTTGGGGAAATGGCAGGACCAGAAAGCCCTTATCTCGTTGAAGGCCCTCCATATGTTAAAGAGGACATAAAATTCTTCTTATTCGACGTGCAAGAAATTAACACTGGAAAAAGCTTGCCAGTAGAGGAAAGACTTAAACTTGCCGAAGAGTATGGAATTCCTCACGTTGAAGTGTTCGGAAAGTACACAAGAGATGATATAGGAGAACTTTACGCCTTAATAGAGAAGCTCAGTGAAGAGGGGAGAGAAGGGATAGTTATGAAAAGCCCAGATATGAAGAAGATAGTCAAGTATGTCACTCCATATGCGAATATAAATGATATCAAAATTGGAGCGAGAGTATTTTACGAACTACCCCCTGGGTACTTCACAAGCAGAATATCTAGGCTAGCCTTCTATATAGCAGAGAGAAAAATCAGAGATGAAGAATTGAGAAAACTAGCGGAAGATCTAGGAAAGGCCCTGCTTCAACCTTTTGTCGAGGGAATCTTAGATGTTGAACAGGGAGAAGAAATCGCCGAAACGTTCAAGATAAGAGTTAAGAAGATAGAAACTGCATACAAGATGGTTACCCACTTTGAGAAGCTCGGTTTAAACATAGAAATAGTAGATATAGAAGAGATGGATGGACTTTGGAGGATTACGTTCAAGAGAGTGTACTCTGACGCAACCGAGAAGATTAAGGAGCTCGTTGGTGGAAAAGCCTTCGTTGACTGA